From the SAR202 cluster bacterium genome, one window contains:
- the rpmD gene encoding 50S ribosomal protein L30 yields the protein MEALKMSKIKITLVRSTIGLPQNQRKIVKALGFRKLNQNVIHESSPTINGMLHKVKHLVSIEDVSITDGKKGGS from the coding sequence ATGGAGGCTCTGAAGATGTCCAAAATTAAGATAACTTTAGTCAGAAGTACAATAGGTTTGCCTCAAAACCAAAGAAAGATAGTAAAGGCCTTAGGTTTTAGAAAATTAAATCAGAATGTTATTCATGAAAGTTCACCCACAATTAATGGGATGCTTCATAAAGTTAAACATTTAGTATCCATAGAGGATGTTTCCATTACAGATGGAAAGAAAGGTGGCTCATGA
- a CDS encoding 50S ribosomal protein L15 produces MKLHELKPADGSKRNRRRVGRGNGSGMGNYATRGMKGQKSRSGGSIKRGFAGGQLSMIKGLPMLRGFTNKFRTEYHPVNISSLNSFESGSTVGLEELRAKGLIKNEKTKIKVLARGSIDVALTVKAHKFSEQAQSAIENAGGKIELL; encoded by the coding sequence ATGAAACTACATGAATTAAAGCCTGCCGATGGTTCAAAACGTAATAGAAGAAGAGTTGGGAGAGGAAATGGTAGTGGAATGGGAAATTATGCTACTAGAGGGATGAAAGGCCAGAAATCAAGAAGTGGCGGATCAATAAAACGAGGTTTCGCTGGAGGTCAATTGTCTATGATTAAGGGGCTTCCTATGCTTAGAGGTTTTACCAATAAGTTTAGAACTGAATATCATCCTGTGAATATCTCATCTTTAAATTCTTTTGAATCCGGTAGTACTGTTGGACTGGAAGAGCTTAGGGCAAAAGGGCTCATAAAAAACGAAAAAACAAAAATAAAAGTTCTTGCAAGAGGATCAATTGATGTAGCTTTAACTGTCAAAGCACATAAATTCTCAGAACAAGCTCAAAGTGCAATTGAAAATGCAGGAGGAAAGATAGAGCTGCTATAA
- a CDS encoding 30S ribosomal protein S5, whose protein sequence is MTFNRNNTNQQDYQPEFSEKVVDIKRVAKVVKGGRNLSFRTLVVIGNGKGKVGVGLGKSEAIPDAVQKATSVAQKNLVSFDLKETTIPYQVEAKYGAAQVIIKPAPQGTGIRAGASMRAVLEQSGVKDVVAKSLRSQNPINVVRATISALGQLSEKNSGAEEVQDGGSEDVQN, encoded by the coding sequence ATGACATTCAACAGAAATAATACAAATCAGCAAGATTATCAACCTGAATTTTCTGAAAAAGTTGTTGATATTAAAAGAGTTGCTAAAGTTGTCAAAGGTGGTCGTAATTTAAGTTTTAGAACACTAGTAGTGATAGGCAATGGCAAAGGTAAAGTTGGTGTGGGATTAGGGAAATCCGAGGCTATACCTGACGCCGTGCAAAAAGCCACATCTGTTGCTCAAAAAAACCTTGTAAGTTTTGATTTGAAAGAAACTACAATTCCATATCAAGTTGAAGCTAAATATGGTGCAGCTCAGGTTATTATTAAGCCTGCTCCGCAAGGTACAGGAATTCGTGCCGGTGCTTCTATGCGTGCAGTTTTGGAACAAAGTGGGGTCAAGGATGTTGTTGCGAAATCTTTAAGAAGCCAAAATCCAATCAATGTAGTACGTGCAACTATTTCAGCTCTAGGACAATTAAGCGAAAAAAATTCTGGTGCTGAAGAAGTCCAAGATGGAGGCTCTGAAGATGTCCAAAATTAA
- a CDS encoding 50S ribosomal protein L18, giving the protein MFILAKVFVTKVNKLEEKPVRVELAVAKITTKKGQMISRHARVRKKVIGTSQRPRLTVFRSLNNVYAQIIDDSLGNTIVASSSLKLDTGGQKKSEIAYIVGKNIAELAKKAGISKVVFDRGGYKYHGRVKSLADGAREGGIEF; this is encoded by the coding sequence ATGTTTATACTGGCAAAGGTGTTCGTTACCAAGGTGAACAAGTTAGAAGAAAAGCCGGTAAGAGTGGAGCTAGCGGTGGCTAAAATAACAACAAAAAAAGGACAAATGATTTCTAGACATGCAAGAGTGCGTAAGAAGGTGATAGGGACATCCCAAAGACCCCGACTTACAGTATTTAGAAGTTTAAATAATGTTTATGCACAAATCATTGATGATTCGTTAGGCAATACTATAGTAGCTTCCTCAAGCTTGAAACTTGATACTGGTGGTCAAAAAAAATCTGAAATTGCATATATTGTAGGTAAAAACATTGCTGAACTTGCTAAAAAAGCAGGAATTAGCAAAGTGGTTTTTGACAGAGGTGGTTACAAATATCACGGCAGAGTTAAATCTTTAGCAGATGGTGCTAGAGAGGGAGGAATTGAATTCTAA
- the secY gene encoding preprotein translocase subunit SecY, translating into MLQALIDSFRTPDLRFKILFTLGMLVVFRALAHVPVVNVDKGMISRLFEQGDPTGQLLGFFDLFSGGGLRSLSIISLGVYPYITASIIMQIMNPVIPYLQNLAKEGEQGRQKINQITHYMMIPIAIAQGYGQLTLMKRLGGISEESFSSTFGLDTIAILLSLAAGTAFLVWLGELITEHGIGNGVSIIIFAGIVANFPTVIGQGFIQRNSNLGGLLTLVILGLVIVFLIVLFNEAQRRIPVQYGRSSFRGGRMYRQQGTSYLPLRVNSAGMIPLIFAFSIMILPATLASFFADPTSESIGGKIANFFTVTFSPDTAWYWLFVFILVVAFTFFYTMIMFQQQNLPATLQRNGGFIPGIRPGKPTGDYLNRLIIRITWGGAIFLGLIAVMPYFATLITDIKAIQLSSASLLIVVGVALDTLRQLESQLLMRNYEGFMN; encoded by the coding sequence TTGTTACAAGCGCTGATTGATTCATTTCGCACACCTGACTTAAGATTTAAAATATTATTTACTCTTGGTATGTTAGTTGTGTTTAGAGCCCTAGCTCACGTTCCGGTTGTTAATGTCGATAAAGGAATGATTAGCCGTCTATTTGAACAAGGGGACCCTACTGGTCAACTATTAGGATTTTTTGATCTTTTCAGTGGTGGTGGGCTTAGATCCCTTAGCATCATTTCTCTTGGTGTTTATCCTTATATTACTGCTTCAATTATTATGCAAATAATGAATCCTGTAATCCCGTACCTACAAAACCTTGCAAAGGAAGGTGAACAGGGTAGACAGAAGATTAACCAAATAACTCATTATATGATGATACCAATAGCCATAGCACAAGGATATGGTCAATTAACTTTAATGAAGCGACTTGGAGGTATTAGTGAGGAGTCATTTAGTTCGACATTTGGCTTAGACACTATTGCGATTTTGTTATCACTTGCTGCTGGTACTGCTTTTTTAGTTTGGCTTGGTGAATTGATTACAGAACATGGAATTGGTAACGGTGTTTCAATAATTATATTTGCTGGTATAGTTGCAAACTTTCCAACAGTGATTGGACAAGGGTTTATACAAAGGAATAGTAACCTGGGAGGCCTTTTAACATTGGTTATACTAGGTTTGGTTATTGTCTTTTTGATAGTTTTGTTTAACGAAGCACAAAGAAGAATTCCTGTGCAATATGGGCGGAGCTCCTTTCGAGGGGGGCGTATGTATCGCCAACAAGGTACAAGCTATTTACCTTTGAGGGTAAATTCGGCAGGTATGATTCCCTTGATATTTGCTTTTTCAATAATGATTTTGCCAGCAACCCTTGCATCCTTTTTTGCAGACCCCACCAGTGAATCAATTGGTGGCAAGATAGCTAATTTTTTTACTGTTACTTTTTCTCCTGATACAGCCTGGTATTGGCTATTTGTGTTTATATTAGTTGTAGCTTTTACTTTTTTTTACACGATGATTATGTTCCAACAACAAAACCTACCAGCTACATTGCAGAGAAATGGCGGTTTTATACCAGGAATAAGACCAGGTAAACCTACAGGGGATTACCTTAATCGGTTAATCATACGAATAACTTGGGGTGGCGCCATATTTCTTGGACTTATAGCAGTAATGCCGTATTTTGCCACATTAATAACAGACATTAAAGCTATTCAATTAAGTTCTGCGAGTCTACTAATTGTAGTTGGTGTTGCTCTTGATACATTACGCCAGCTGGAATCCCAATTGCTTATGAGAAATTATGAAGGGTTTATGAATTAG